A region from the Plasmodium chabaudi chabaudi strain AS genome assembly, chromosome: 2 genome encodes:
- a CDS encoding vacuolar protein sorting-associated protein 53, putative produces the protein MKSLNQAINKMNEAEETNENEREEDDETDFVANYINSNIKNIGDAEMSLDKMGKEIYELDRVMDEKIENHVLKTNEYEIKFENIKKKMKIITSSVENVDKQAEEGAEILTNLCSDIKRLDIGKQNVTEVILILKRIAMIITAITSLKKKAIKREYKDCTCLVHIIKDMFSYIYNLKEANSTNADNQAFTSSTNKLNTLYNDINILFDELKQQIVEDIDLIYDPDIHIEKNIIYLNDNNFEIKEKDKDCKIAINLFDACNCLYELNPNYINNIVKKFVNFFLEKYILIFSNHNNTFESIDRRLAWLKRALNNYKNMYTPIFPDYFNIQFYIVSKFCSITRKHIIKIISYSMEEINPASLIQTVIKIINFETFLIKNIFFVPPPDDLSLDNFNFIESPFPEMLQKVSSSTKCQPSTNIHNQVSGTNENVKRDEVRMPQKSPTQNSLTPNTAKKEVGIVEKERHNDVNKPSEMCDTQNEHAFKGIISCVFDSYLCSWLKYEENKILDKYENIINEENKEMNASNKREDDKIIIEQFEKKEFNNIKSFINQNEYDNRNSSDNFETILEGKNNIYKSAYKIFYLYKSYINMISQFSNCKTLFDFFTFFKSLLTKYSEELNSRVIEKISPQNKINNIFLISKIINTCYYIEQTMGEAYENLIHIISPLFIEKIDFKEQDKLFLNIKTKCIKIIISFMNDQIDKIIRTSIINIYDVIQLKKISPYIINLKNFLQKYFLFFNHIFNETHLIYLLEKTTALIIDIFFQTILSLTSITNVTAQQLLLDCSSIKKILYHIPNALTNLEDLQIDNEYELTQDENSSSPIDQVINFSEDDTEIDTSQSLVPKTYYNYVKKKINKIQFLIKLFISNTLDVNTFNLLLAQNNNICTIHEIEKMLSLREDKHEHVETDTNGDTNKYITDIKKRGIHAAEEIKCFFSKITTI, from the coding sequence ATGAAATCGCTTAATCAGGctataaacaaaatgaatgaAGCCGAGGAAACAAACGAAAACGAAAGAGAGGAAGACGACGAAACTGATTTTGTGGCAAACTATATAAACagtaatattaaaaatattgggGACGCAGAAATGAGTCTTGATAAAATGGGGAAGGAAATATATGAGCTTGATAGAGTTATGgatgaaaaaattgaaaatcatgttttaaaaacaaatgaatatgaaataaaatttgaaaatataaaaaaaaaaatgaaaattattactaGTTCAGTTGAAAATGTAGATAAACAAGCAGAAGAAGGAGCAGAAATTTTAACAAACTTATGTAGTGATATTAAAAGGCTTGATATAGGTAAACAAAATGTTACTGaagttattttaattttaaaaagaatTGCTATGATTATTACAGCTATAActagtttaaaaaaaaaagctatCAAACGTGAATATAAAGATTGTACCTGCTTAGTACACATTATAAAAGATatgttttcatatatatacaacttAAAGGAAGCCAACTCAACAAATGCCGATAATCAAGCTTTTACAAGTAGCACAAACAAGTTAAACACCCTATacaatgatataaatattttgtttgacGAATTGAAGCAACAAATCGTTGAAGACAttgatttaatatatgatccagatattcatattgaaaaaaatataatctatttaaatgataataattttgaaataaaagaaaaagataaagaTTGTAAAATAGCTATTAATCTATTTGATGCATGTAATTgtttatatgaattaaatccaaattatataaataatatagtcaaaaaatttgttaatttctttttagaaaaatatattctaaTTTTCAGCAATCACAATAATACATTTGAAAGTATTGATAGACGATTAGCTTGGTTAAAACGtgcattaaataattataaaaatatgtatactcCTATTTTTCctgattattttaatatccAATTTTACATTGTATCCAAATTTTGTTCTATAACAAGAAAGCATATCATAAAAATCATTTCCTATTCTATGGAAGAAATAAATCCAGCTTCTCTAATTCAAActgttattaaaattattaattttgaaactttcttaattaaaaatattttttttgttccaCCACCTGATGACTTATCTCTAGACAATTTTAACTTTATTGAATCTCCATTCCCGGAGATGCTTCAAAAAGTTTCATCATCAACCAAGTGCCAACCATCTACAAATATTCACAATCAAGTAAGCGGCACtaatgaaaatgtaaaGAGGGATGAAGTGCGAATGCCACAAAAAAGTCCTACCCAAAACTCTCTTACTCCTAATACAGCCAAAAAAGAAGTAGGCATAGTTGAAAAGGAAAGACATAACGATGTAAACAAGCCTAGTGAAATGTGTGATACCCAAAACGAACACGCATTTAAGGGAATCATCTCGTGTGTGTTTGATAGCTATTTATGTAGTTGGctaaaatatgaagaaaacaaaatattagataaatatgaaaatataataaacgaagaaaataaagaaatgaatGCTAGTAATAAAAGAGAGgatgataaaattattatagagcagtttgaaaaaaaagaatttaataatattaaaagttttataaatcaaaatgaatatgataATCGAAATAGTTCAGACAATTTTGAAACTATTTTagaaggaaaaaataatatttataaatctgcatataaaatattttatctatataaaagctacataaatatgatatccCAATTTAGTAATTGTAAAacattatttgatttttttacattttttaaaagcttattaacaaaatatagtGAAGAATTAAATAGTAGAGtcatagaaaaaataagtccccaaaataaaattaacaatatatttttaatttcaaaaattattaacacatgttattatattgaaCAAACTATGGGAGAGGCTTATGAAAATCTTATCCATATTATAAGCCCActttttattgaaaaaattgattTTAAAGAACAAgacaaattatttttaaatataaaaacaaaatgcataaaaattattatatcctTTATGAATGATcaaattgataaaattattcGAACTAGTATAATCAACATTTATGATGTtatacaattaaaaaaaatatcaccttatattataaatttaaaaaacttCCTTCAAAAGTacttcttattttttaatcacatttttaatgaaacgcatttaatttatttattagaaaaaacaaCAGCATTAATAAttgacatattttttcaaacgATTTTATCCTTAACTTCGATAACAAATGTTACAGCACAACAACTACTACTAGACTGTTCctcaataaaaaaaatattatatcacATTCCTAATGCCTTAACAAATCTAGAGGATTTACAAATAGACAACGAATATGAGCTAACTCAAGATGAAAACAGTTCTAGCCCTATTGATCAAGTCATAAATTTTAGTGAAGACGATACTGAAATTGATACTAGCCAATCTCTAGTTCCTAAAACTTACTATAattatgttaaaaaaaaaattaataaaatccaatttttaataaaattatttatttcaaacaCTTTGGACGTAAACACATTTAATTTACTACTCgctcaaaataataatatctgTACAATCCACGAAATCGAGAAAATGCTATCCCTAAGGGAGGATAAGCATGAGCATGTAGAAACAGACACAAACGGTGatactaataaatatatcactGATATCAAAAAACGTGGAATTCACGCTGCTGAAGAGATCAAATGCTTTTTTAGTAAAATCACCACCATCTAA